Proteins encoded together in one Miscanthus floridulus cultivar M001 chromosome 16, ASM1932011v1, whole genome shotgun sequence window:
- the LOC136512823 gene encoding auxin transporter-like protein 2 has protein sequence MVPGEQAEDAIVQADVANGKDGEEVSAMGVGGDADAEQQQHDGKFTMKSLLWHGGSVWDAWFSCASNQVAQVLLTLPYSFSQLGIVSGVLLQIFYGLMGSWTAYLISVLYVEYRARKEKEGVSFKNHVIQWFEVLDGLLGPYWKAAGLAFNCTFLLFGTVIQLIACASNIYYINDRLDKRTWTYIFGACCATTVFIPSFHNYRVWSFLGLGMTTYTAWYLTIAAAVHGQVDGVTHSGPNKLVPYFTGATNILYTFGGHAITVEIMHAMWKPRKFKCIYLLATLYVFTLTLPSAAAMYWAFGDQLLTHSNAFSLLPRTPWRDAAVVLMLIHQFITFGFACTPLYFVWEKAMGMHETSSVFLRALVRLPIVVPVWFLAIIFPFFGPINSAVGALLVSFTVYIIPALAHMLTYRSASARLNAAEKPPSFLPSWSGMFVLNAFVVAWVLVVGFGLGGWASVTNFVKQIDTFGLFAKCYQCPTKPHAAGSPLPAPAPPHR, from the exons ATGGTTCCGGGCGAGCAGGCGGAGGACGCCATCGTGCAGGCGGACGTCGCCAACGGCAAGGACGGGGAGGAGGTGAGCGCCATGGGCGTCGGGGGCGACGCCGACgctgagcagcagcagcacgacgGCAAGTTCACCATGAAGAGCCTGCTCTGGCACGGCGGCTCCGTCTGGGACGCCTGGTTCAGCTGCGCCTCCAACCAG GTGGCGCAGGTGCTGCTGACGCTGCCGTACTCGTTCTCGCAGCTGGGCATCGTCTCCGGCGTGCTGCTGCAGATCTTCTACGGCCTCATGGGCAGCTGGACCGCCTACCTCATCAGCGTCCTCTACGTCGAGTACCGCGCCCGCAAGGAGAAGGAAGGCGTCAGCTTCAAGAACCACGTCATCCAG TGGTTCGAAGTTCTGGACGGGCTCCTGGGCCCGTACTGGAAGGCCGCCGGGCTCGCGTTCAACTGCACGTTCCTGCTCTTCGGCACGGTCATCCAGCTGATCGCCTGCGCAAG CAACATCTACTACATCAACGACCGGCTGGACAAGCGGACGTGGACGTACATCTTCGGCGCGTGCTGCGCCACCACCGTCTTCATCCCCTCCTTCCACAACTACCGCGTCTGGTCCTTCCTCGGCCTCGGCATGACCACCTACACCGCCTGGTACCTCACCATCGCCGCGGCCGTCCACGGCCAG GTCGACGGCGTCACCCACTCGGGCCCCAACAAGCTCGTGCCCTACTTCACCGGCGCCACCAACATCCTCTACACTTTCGGTGGCCACGCCATCACTGT GGAGATCATGCACGCGATGTGGAAGCCTCGCAAGTTCAAGTGCATCTACCTGCTGGCGACGCTGTACGTGTTCACGTTGACGCTGCCGTCGGCGGCGGCCATGTACTGGGCGTTCGGCGACCAGCTGCTGACGCACTCCAACGCCTTCTCGCTGCTGCCGCGGACGCCGTGGCGCGACGCGGCGGTGGTCCTGATGCTGATCCACCAGTTCATCACGTTCGGGTTCGCGTGCACCCCGCTCTACTTCGTGTGGGAGAAGGCGATGGGCATGCACGAGACGTCGAGCGTCTTCCTCCGCGCGCTGGTCCGCCTCCCCATCGTCGTCCCCGTCTGGTTCCTCGCCATCATCTTCCCCTTCTTCGGGCCCATCAACTCCGCCGTCGGCGCGCTCCTCGTCAGCTTCACCGTCTACATCATCCCCGCCCTCGCCCACATGCTCACCTACCGCTCGGCGTCCGCCAGATTG AATGCAGCGGAGAAGCCGCCGTCCTTCCTGCCGAGCTGGTCGGGGATGTTCGTGCTGAACGCGTTCGTGGTGGCGTGGGTGTTGGTGGTCGGCTTCGGCCTCGGCGGCTGGGCCAGCGTGACCAACTTCGTCAAGCAGATCGACACGTTCGGGCTCTTCGCCAAGTGCTACCAGTGCCCGACGAAGCCACACGCGGCCGGGTCGCCGTTgccagcgccggcgccgccgcatcGCTGA